A genomic window from Lycium barbarum isolate Lr01 chromosome 4, ASM1917538v2, whole genome shotgun sequence includes:
- the LOC132637617 gene encoding uncharacterized protein LOC132637617 translates to MVNISSLIRHSGIWNDENKYVNYKIDVVTFKEYSTYEELLQTIATQLNLDTKMKNISIKYMVEGDYIPMEIHNDMGVKVYVELKKENKALPMYPLCIITTDRSMEICISDESCVEGDYLQIGYTNQTVGSHDFASSSCGKADLLFENNKGMVIDDKNQKVVVVDQVYKDKDTLKSVMVNYAITNRFNYQTKRSNAISYTLVCVSGECDWKFRASSVGKSGMFRVREFQDKHTCPLKEKVYSQCQATSRLISGIVKPKISNHKRKYTPKDIAEDVKNDFGMDVSYMVAWRAKERAMNDLMGEPADSYKRLPGYLYILDKTYPGSHIRMRKTRENEFMYVFIALYAFIKGFDYCRPIVVVDGSHLKTPYNGTFVSASTLDGAGNILPLAYGVIDSENDRSWT, encoded by the exons atggtCAATATTTCATCGTTGATTAGACACTCTGGTATTTGGAACGACGAGAATAAATACGTCAATTACAAAATCGATGTTGTGACTTTCAAGGAGTATTCGACGTATGAGGAATTGTTACAAACAATTGCAACACAATTGAATTTGGACACGAAAATGAAAAACATAAGCATAAAATACATGGTTGAAGGTGATTATATTCCAATGGAAATTCACAATGACATGGGTGTTAAGGTGTATGTGGAACTGAAGAAAGAGAACAAAGCATTACCAATGTACCCATTATGTATCATTACAACGGATAGAAGCATGGAGATATGTATATCGGATGAGAGTTGTGTTGAAGGTGATTATTTGCAAATCGGATACACGAATCAAACAGTTGGTTCCCATGATTTTGCATCATCAAGTTGTGGAAAGGCTGATTTGTTATTCGAAAACAACAAGGGTATGGTTATTGATGACAAGAACCAAAAAGTAGTTGTCGTCGATCAAGTATACAAGGATAAAGATACATTAAAATCTGTGATGGTGAATTATGCAATTACGAATAGGTTCAACTATCAGACAAAAAGGAGCAATGCAATAAG CTACACTCTTGTGTGCGTATCAGGAGAGTGTGATTGGAAATTCAGGGCGTCAAGTGTCGGTAAGTCAGGAATGTTTAGAGTTAGAGAGTTTCAAGACAAACATACATGTCCATTGAAGGAAAAGGTTTATTCCCAATGCCAAGCTACAAGTCGGTTGATAAGTGGGATTGTCAAACCAAAAATATCAAATCATAAGAGGAAATATACGCCTAAAGACATTGCGGAGGACGTCAAAAATGATTTCGGAATGGATGTGTCGTACATGGTTGCTTGGCGGGCCAAAGAAAGGGCGATGAACGATTTAATGGGTGAACCGGCTGATTCTTATAAAAGACTACCTGGATATCTATACATTTTGGATAAGACTTACCCGGGTTCACATATCAGAATGCGTAAAACCCGCGAAAATGaatttatgtatgtttttatagcACTATATGCATTTATCAAAGGCTTTGATTATTGTCGGCCAATTGTGGTGGTTGATGGAAGCCACTTAAAAACACCATACAATGGAACATTTGTCTCGGCAAGCACATTAGACGGTGCAG GAAACATACTTCCCTTAGCATATGGTGTGATTGATTCTGAGAATGACAGATCATGGACGTGA